One Phaseolus vulgaris cultivar G19833 chromosome 2, P. vulgaris v2.0, whole genome shotgun sequence DNA window includes the following coding sequences:
- the LOC137810088 gene encoding U1 small nuclear ribonucleoprotein A isoform X1 — MDDMAAYYSQPQPAGLLTYHQYYQPPPPPPPPLMAVVPPPPGAVVPPAHHVHPPYVAQHQQQAVFGSYGSPQPSTNEVRTLFVAGLPEDVKPREIYNLFREFPGYESSHLRSPTNSSQPFAFAVFASQQSAIMAMHAVNGMVFDLEKGSTLFIDLAKSNSRSKRSRIDDDRAGADKKARSVTSSWATPDSGVSSIHMPGMGNPAYNTNTFGYPSAQSLGNADGSAMSDGLYMNMKKSSTPYIPQNSTPCATLFVANLGPSCNEQELMQVFSRYHGFLKLKMQSTYGAPVAFVDFQDASSSTEALNSLQGSILHSSQTGEGMRLEYAKSRMGMRKKPK, encoded by the exons ATGGACGACATGGCTGCCTACTACTCACAGCCCCAACCGGCGGGTCTTCTCACTTACCACCAGTACTATCAACCACCGCCACCGCCACCTCCGCCGCTGATGGCGGTGGTACCACCGCCTCCCGGCGCGGTTGTCCCGCCGGCGCACCACGTGCATCCGCCGTACGTGGCTCAGCATCAGCAGCAAGCGGTGTTCGGTTCTTACGGTAGTCCTCAACCCTCCACGAACGAGGTTCGCACCCTCTTCGTCGCTGGCCTCCCAGAAGATGTAAAGCCTCGCGAAATCTACAACCTCTTCCGCGAATTTCCCGGTTACGAGTCTTCGCATCTCCGGAGTCCCACCAATTCGTCTCAG CCTTTTGCTTTTGCTGTGTTCGCCAGTCAGCAATCGGCAATCATGGCAATGCATGCTGTGAAT GGGATGGTGTTTGATCTTGAAAAGGGTTCCACTCTTTTCATTGATCTGGCAAAATCAAACTCTAGATCCAAACGTTCTAGGATAG ATGATGACAGAGCTGGTGCCGATAAGAAAGCTAGAAGTGTTACATCATCATGGGCCACTCCCGATTCTG GTGTTAGCAGCATTCACATGCCTGGAATGGGTAATCCTGCTTACAACACGAACACGTTTGGTTATCCATCTGCACAAAG TCTTGGGAATGCTGATGGGAGTGCCATGAGTGATGGTCTATATATGAACATG AAGAAGTCTTCAACTCCTTACATTCCTCAAAACTCCACCCCGTGTGCAACTTTATTTGTAGCAAATCTGGGGCCATCTTGTAATGAACAAGAGCTAATGCAAGTGTTTTCCAG ATACCATGGATTTTTGAAACTGAAGATGCAGAGCACATATGGGGCGCCAGTTGCATTTGTTGATTTCCAG GATGCCAGTAGCTCAACTGAAGCTCTAAACAGTTTGCAAGGCTCAATTCTTCACTCTTCACAAACTGGCGAGGGAATGCGTTTAGA ATATGCTAAATCACGGATGGGCATGCGGAAGAAGCCAAAGTAA
- the LOC137810088 gene encoding U1 small nuclear ribonucleoprotein A isoform X2 yields MDDMAAYYSQPQPAGLLTYHQYYQPPPPPPPPLMAVVPPPPGAVVPPAHHVHPPYVAQHQQQAVFGSYGSPQPSTNEVRTLFVAGLPEDVKPREIYNLFREFPGYESSHLRSPTNSSQPFAFAVFASQQSAIMAMHAVNGMVFDLEKGSTLFIDLAKSNSRSKRSRIDDDRAGADKKARSVTSSWATPDSGVSSIHMPGMGNPAYNTNTFGYPSAQSLGNADGSAMSDGLYMNMKSSTPYIPQNSTPCATLFVANLGPSCNEQELMQVFSRYHGFLKLKMQSTYGAPVAFVDFQDASSSTEALNSLQGSILHSSQTGEGMRLEYAKSRMGMRKKPK; encoded by the exons ATGGACGACATGGCTGCCTACTACTCACAGCCCCAACCGGCGGGTCTTCTCACTTACCACCAGTACTATCAACCACCGCCACCGCCACCTCCGCCGCTGATGGCGGTGGTACCACCGCCTCCCGGCGCGGTTGTCCCGCCGGCGCACCACGTGCATCCGCCGTACGTGGCTCAGCATCAGCAGCAAGCGGTGTTCGGTTCTTACGGTAGTCCTCAACCCTCCACGAACGAGGTTCGCACCCTCTTCGTCGCTGGCCTCCCAGAAGATGTAAAGCCTCGCGAAATCTACAACCTCTTCCGCGAATTTCCCGGTTACGAGTCTTCGCATCTCCGGAGTCCCACCAATTCGTCTCAG CCTTTTGCTTTTGCTGTGTTCGCCAGTCAGCAATCGGCAATCATGGCAATGCATGCTGTGAAT GGGATGGTGTTTGATCTTGAAAAGGGTTCCACTCTTTTCATTGATCTGGCAAAATCAAACTCTAGATCCAAACGTTCTAGGATAG ATGATGACAGAGCTGGTGCCGATAAGAAAGCTAGAAGTGTTACATCATCATGGGCCACTCCCGATTCTG GTGTTAGCAGCATTCACATGCCTGGAATGGGTAATCCTGCTTACAACACGAACACGTTTGGTTATCCATCTGCACAAAG TCTTGGGAATGCTGATGGGAGTGCCATGAGTGATGGTCTATATATGAACATG AAGTCTTCAACTCCTTACATTCCTCAAAACTCCACCCCGTGTGCAACTTTATTTGTAGCAAATCTGGGGCCATCTTGTAATGAACAAGAGCTAATGCAAGTGTTTTCCAG ATACCATGGATTTTTGAAACTGAAGATGCAGAGCACATATGGGGCGCCAGTTGCATTTGTTGATTTCCAG GATGCCAGTAGCTCAACTGAAGCTCTAAACAGTTTGCAAGGCTCAATTCTTCACTCTTCACAAACTGGCGAGGGAATGCGTTTAGA ATATGCTAAATCACGGATGGGCATGCGGAAGAAGCCAAAGTAA